One genomic window of Oncorhynchus kisutch isolate 150728-3 linkage group LG26, Okis_V2, whole genome shotgun sequence includes the following:
- the wu:fc50b12 gene encoding uncharacterized protein wu:fc50b12 isoform X1: MPSKAQEDAVINLKSVQEMSRELGFEWTVLAYELGFSRTEVHQFHTTSTEKTVQARSMLECWYERSWDKSNKTKLLQNGLERAGRRDLAERLRCLHWGHQKLSRRVELPSAFPFLITVHRTIENRDGLRRINDLSRRFT; this comes from the exons ATGCCAAGTAAAGCACAAGAG GATGCTGTGATTAACCTGAAGTCTGTCCAGGAGATGTCCAGGGAGCTGGGGTTTGAGTGGACTGTTCTGGCCTACGAGCTGGGCTTCTCCAGGACTGAGGTTCATCAGTTCCATACCACATCCACAGAGAAGACGGTCCAGGCCAGAAGCATGCTAGAGTGCTG GTATGAGAGATCTTGGGACAAGTCCAACAAGACCAAGTTGCTGCAGAACGGTTTGGAGCGTGCCGGGCGCCGCGACCTGGCTGAGAGGCTGCGTTGCCTCCACTGGGGCCACCAGAAATTGAGCCGCAGAGTGGAGCTGCCCTCCGCCTTCCCCTTCCTCATCACTGTCCACAGGACCATCGAGAACCGTGACGGCCTCCGCCGGATCAATGACCTCAGCCGCAGATTCACCTGA
- the wu:fc50b12 gene encoding uncharacterized protein wu:fc50b12 isoform X2 has translation MSRELGFEWTVLAYELGFSRTEVHQFHTTSTEKTVQARSMLECWYERSWDKSNKTKLLQNGLERAGRRDLAERLRCLHWGHQKLSRRVELPSAFPFLITVHRTIENRDGLRRINDLSRRFT, from the exons ATGTCCAGGGAGCTGGGGTTTGAGTGGACTGTTCTGGCCTACGAGCTGGGCTTCTCCAGGACTGAGGTTCATCAGTTCCATACCACATCCACAGAGAAGACGGTCCAGGCCAGAAGCATGCTAGAGTGCTG GTATGAGAGATCTTGGGACAAGTCCAACAAGACCAAGTTGCTGCAGAACGGTTTGGAGCGTGCCGGGCGCCGCGACCTGGCTGAGAGGCTGCGTTGCCTCCACTGGGGCCACCAGAAATTGAGCCGCAGAGTGGAGCTGCCCTCCGCCTTCCCCTTCCTCATCACTGTCCACAGGACCATCGAGAACCGTGACGGCCTCCGCCGGATCAATGACCTCAGCCGCAGATTCACCTGA